A region of the Mytilus edulis chromosome 11, xbMytEdul2.2, whole genome shotgun sequence genome:
tgaatatatataaattggAAAACactctattattttacagaatgaatgtatatagaagtttattctcttgaaaaccatctaattggctacgtaaaataagcttaacattttatctaaaccttttcttaataacccaaaatttcttttgaaaatggtaacaggatagacaaaatattgtaccaccgatcaaaaaatgtttcaagatattcttgtatgacattattaagattgcatcttttaatatgttgttcttaaagaaCTGTTTGTTTTGagttgcttatgtagagggttgtttgaataagtaacttttaatatttttttcaatttcaaaattcgacattttttgaaaatgacccatacatgtattaaatttttttttttttcacaatatcaaTATTAGGGATTgtcaaataaatgaattaatgtttGTATTCAGTTTTATAAAACCAAGGGATTTTACTCTGTTGATCAGGAGATGATAAAGGGTAACACATTAATTCAATggattttattaaaagaaaatcatATTCAACCCATTCGCGATAAGTAAATCTAACCAGTGTATTAATTAAGAGAGTAACTTTCGCTTACAATCGGatgcttttttgtattttttttatccctGTTTAGATTCTCCAACTATACAGATGCCTAGCGAGTCTATATACGTTTTTTAGGAAACGTAAAAGtttcaaatacaataaaaatgtcAGTTCTACAATGAGTCTGTAGTATTATAATCTGTCTTATGTaattcatgatatttaaaaatgtGGACCATTTTATTATGCTCTGTACTGATGATTTGAAAATATATGCAAAAAGGAAAACCTGTATAACTTCGACGTACATTGCAATTTGGCATTTTGTTTGTCAATTTTTGTATATCCGTTGTTTCGTTTTATTCTGTTCGTtcatttatgaatttatttcagtTTATCAAAGTACGACCAATTCTTGCAGATTCATACATTGATGACGTTGAAAGAATGGGTGATAAAGCTGATCACGTGGTCATGTTGAGAAAGAACCTGCTCGACGAGGATCGGGTATATCATTTCTGGAAGAAAACCAAAGAAGTTCATCAGCCGTACATCCTTGGAACTAATAACTGCGCAGACATGATATTTAGAGCACTAAGGATAGGTGGAGCCACTGCCTATGTACCAGATCCAGGTTTCGCCTACATTTGGACGCCACGTCGACTTTATAACTACGTCGAAAGAttctcatttttagccatggttttAAATTCTAATTCAAGACTAGGAGAATATTTCGAAATGAACGATATGCCTCGTCATAAAAGAAAACCCATCAAACAGGCTTACGAATCGTCATAGAGGGACGCCATTTAAATCGGGCATAGCGATAAAACGTGACAGATGGTCATGAAGATTGGAAAGGAAAACTTACAACTGTGATAGCAATGTGAAAGTTATCACGTCGTAAATCAGTATAGACACTACATTTTGTTTGTACACTCTCATAAAGTTTTACCTTAGTTCCTTGTAACCTTACAACCATGAACGTCATTCACGGCAAACATCCTTTTCGAGGGATTATtgattgataaaacaaaatatctggtGGAATTTTAATCTGATATGTACGTAATTATATTTGTtcctgagcaacacgaacccaactaaaacAACGGAGGTGATTTCAGGTAGACAGTTGATATCCGCCCTCCtaatttttagttaaaaaaaaatagaaaatgtgtTATGATAGCCTATGATATAACTCTCCACCCGAGACTAAAATGACGTACACGTTAATAACTGTTACAGTAGTTCATCGCGGCCTTCAGCAATGCGCAAAACCTATATATACCGAATACATGgaatagtaagctataaaagattATAATCTATATGAAGCTGTGGTCACATCAGATTGAAACTTAGTACGTTTATTTGGATTGATGAAACGTTTATATCGttgatgaaaaattaaataagataGCGCGATTGGAGCATGGTGTCCTTTGGGCACATGCTAGtactctttttatttttaatttgttgataatGTTACATATATTGTTAGGGATTATTTTTAATGGATCTTAcaaatgtattgtatatttttgtatttctttcatGAAGGTGTAAATAATACTCGGTAGTACTGTATTTTATGGTTTCTCTGCATACCAACGATCATGATTTAATTTACAATGCTTATCTCTTATACAAGCTTGACTACATAAAATTAACCAGATTTTGCACAACTAAACTCATATCGAAAGAGGGAGAATGATATGTTTATTTGTACCACGTGACCTATTTCGTATTTcatcttttttaataaattttggtaaaactgtTAAACGTAGTTTATTAAACAGAGTGTTACAAACAGTTTTTAATCTAATCAGCGTCCCCTATAATTGTATCCTGAACCATAGGTTGAACCACTGTTTGACGATCCACTAGGTTTTCTTCCTGAATACCCTACACCATAATTTACTTTTGGTACTCCCACATACTTGGTTCGCGGGTATGCTCTGCCTGAACTTCCACGCGACCATGCTCCACTTCCGGCTCCACTACTCACACGGGAAGCGGATCCTCCTCCTAAACCAACATAACTGACTCCGGAATGAGATGACGAACTTGAATGTGAGTGGTGGACTGAATGATGAGATGATGTATGACTTTGGCTTGAATGTGACACACCAGAGACGTGACGTGACGATGCGCTAGCGTGTGACGATGCGCTTGCGTGATGTGAAGATGTACTGGCGTGAGATGCCGATGTGCTATGAACTCCGGAAACAGAGCTACCTCCAATGTGGAAATTAGAATTAGATACGCCGGCTTTTTGTAAAGCCCCGAGAATAGCGG
Encoded here:
- the LOC139493927 gene encoding uncharacterized protein isoform X2; protein product: MGTVIYIWDSSKKKFGHASMELSDGTYISWWPRPEAHSLYTEVKLTDKGRPPVTKTVVVNPCKNMRMDTLPAVCFIKVRPILADSYIDDVERMGDKADHVVMLRKNLLDEDRVYHFWKKTKEVHQPYILGTNNCADMIFRALRIGGATAYVPDPGFAYIWTPRRLYNYVERFSFLAMVLNSNSRLGEYFEMNDMPRHKRKPIKQAYESS
- the LOC139493927 gene encoding uncharacterized protein isoform X1, whose amino-acid sequence is MTGVSQSSFGRSDRRHTRTQAHLLVIPARKLTRKEDLQIHHSRNHQVITMGTVIYIWDSSKKKFGHASMELSDGTYISWWPRPEAHSLYTEVKLTDKGRPPVTKTVVVNPCKNMRMDTLPAVCFIKVRPILADSYIDDVERMGDKADHVVMLRKNLLDEDRVYHFWKKTKEVHQPYILGTNNCADMIFRALRIGGATAYVPDPGFAYIWTPRRLYNYVERFSFLAMVLNSNSRLGEYFEMNDMPRHKRKPIKQAYESS